One Streptomyces sp. CNQ-509 DNA window includes the following coding sequences:
- a CDS encoding ABC transporter ATP-binding protein has product MAASEATIEVRELRKRFGPVAAVDGLSFTVVPGQVTGFVGPNGAGKSTTMRVVLGLDAPDAGSALVGGRPYAALRRPLQHVGAALDAAAVHPSRRGRDHLLWLAHSHGLPPRRVDELLEQVGLASAARRRAGGYSLGMRQRLGIAAALLGDPPVLLFDEPVNGLDPEGIRWIRGFLRRLAAEGRAVLVSSHLMSELEDTADHLVVIGRGRLVADMPVAEVLAAASDSRVALRTGARERAMTVLAAAGATVAATGRESLTVSGLPAERVAELLGAGAVPFSELAAHRASLEEAYMELTRGEAEFAAGPEGEGPL; this is encoded by the coding sequence ATGGCAGCGTCAGAAGCAACCATCGAGGTCCGGGAGCTGCGCAAGCGCTTCGGTCCCGTCGCCGCCGTGGACGGCCTGTCGTTCACGGTCGTGCCCGGTCAGGTCACCGGGTTCGTCGGCCCCAACGGGGCCGGGAAGTCCACCACCATGCGCGTCGTCCTGGGCCTCGACGCCCCGGACGCGGGCAGCGCGCTCGTCGGGGGCCGCCCGTACGCGGCGCTGCGCCGCCCGCTGCAGCACGTCGGCGCCGCGCTCGACGCGGCGGCCGTGCACCCCAGCCGGCGCGGGCGCGACCACCTGCTGTGGCTGGCGCACTCGCACGGGCTGCCGCCGCGCCGCGTCGACGAGTTGCTGGAGCAGGTGGGTCTGGCATCGGCGGCGCGGCGGAGGGCCGGCGGCTACTCGCTGGGGATGCGCCAGCGCCTCGGCATCGCCGCCGCGCTCCTCGGCGACCCGCCGGTGCTGCTCTTCGACGAGCCGGTCAACGGCCTGGATCCGGAGGGTATCCGCTGGATACGCGGCTTTCTGCGCCGGCTGGCGGCGGAGGGCCGGGCGGTGCTCGTCTCCAGTCATCTGATGAGCGAACTGGAGGACACCGCGGACCACCTCGTGGTCATCGGACGCGGCCGGCTCGTTGCGGACATGCCGGTGGCCGAGGTGCTGGCGGCGGCGTCCGACAGCAGGGTCGCGCTGCGTACGGGGGCGCGGGAGCGGGCGATGACCGTGCTGGCGGCGGCGGGGGCGACGGTGGCGGCGACGGGCCGTGAGTCGCTGACGGTGTCGGGGCTGCCGGCGGAGCGGGTGGCGGAGCTGCTGGGCGCGGGGGCGGTGCCGTTCTCGGAACTGGCGGCGCACCGGGCGTCGCTGGAGGAGGCGTACATGGAGCTGACGCGCGGTGAGGCGGAGTTCGCCGCCGGCCCGGAGGGGGAGGGTCCGCTGTGA
- a CDS encoding HAD family phosphatase, with protein MPGAIELVIFDCDGVLVDSERIAAAAQVTVGAELGWPLTEADAVELFMGKSQESVGAMVVERLGPGTDETWRTRYYEEFFAGLDRLEAVPGVVDALDALAAAGLPTCVASSGGHERMRRTLGRTGLYDRFAGRIYSATDVGGRGKPAPDLFLHAAREMGYAPRACAVVEDSRYGVQAARAAGMRAYGFTGGLSPADWLAGPDTVLFDDMRKLPVLLEAVGTAD; from the coding sequence ATGCCCGGAGCCATCGAACTCGTGATATTCGACTGCGACGGAGTCCTCGTCGACTCCGAGCGCATCGCCGCCGCCGCCCAGGTCACCGTGGGGGCGGAACTCGGCTGGCCGCTCACCGAAGCCGACGCCGTCGAACTCTTCATGGGCAAGTCCCAGGAATCCGTCGGCGCCATGGTCGTCGAACGCCTCGGCCCGGGCACCGACGAGACCTGGCGCACCCGCTACTACGAGGAGTTCTTCGCCGGCCTCGACCGCCTCGAAGCCGTACCGGGCGTCGTCGACGCGCTCGACGCGCTCGCCGCCGCCGGCCTGCCCACCTGCGTCGCGTCCAGCGGCGGGCACGAGCGGATGCGCCGCACCCTCGGCAGGACCGGGCTGTACGACCGCTTCGCCGGACGCATCTACTCCGCCACCGACGTCGGCGGCCGCGGCAAACCCGCGCCCGACCTCTTCCTGCACGCGGCCCGGGAGATGGGCTACGCGCCGCGGGCGTGCGCGGTGGTGGAGGACAGCCGCTACGGCGTCCAGGCGGCGCGCGCCGCGGGCATGCGCGCGTACGGCTTCACCGGCGGGCTGTCCCCGGCCGACTGGCTGGCGGGGCCGGACACCGTGCTCTTCGACGACATGCGCAAGCTGCCGGTCCTGCTGGAGGCGGTGGGCACGGCGGACTGA
- a CDS encoding sulfite exporter TauE/SafE family protein: protein MEPLEAAALAGAGLAAGGMNAVVGSGTLITFPTLLALGYPPVLANVSNTVGLVPGVVGAVYGYRRELRGQRRRILRFGTASLAGGLAGALLLLQLPAEAFQAVVPVLILTACALVLLQPVLSRRLAERSEDDDNDGGTPMWFGVLGTGVYGGYFGAAQGVILMGLFGTFVRDDLQRLNAVKNVLAALVNAVASIVFIIVTDVDWTAAGIIAIGSTLGGFLGAHLGRKLTPALMRTIIVTVGTTAALTMIIR from the coding sequence GTGGAACCGCTCGAAGCCGCCGCGCTCGCCGGCGCCGGACTCGCCGCCGGCGGCATGAACGCGGTCGTCGGCTCCGGCACCCTGATCACCTTCCCGACGCTCCTCGCCCTCGGCTACCCGCCGGTCCTCGCGAACGTCTCCAACACCGTCGGCCTCGTCCCCGGCGTCGTCGGCGCCGTGTACGGCTACCGGCGCGAGCTGCGCGGCCAGCGCCGCCGCATACTGCGCTTCGGCACCGCCTCCCTCGCCGGCGGCCTGGCCGGCGCGCTGCTGCTCCTGCAACTGCCCGCCGAGGCGTTCCAGGCCGTGGTCCCCGTGCTGATCCTCACGGCCTGCGCCCTGGTCCTCCTCCAGCCCGTCCTCAGCCGCCGGCTCGCGGAGCGCAGCGAGGACGACGACAACGACGGCGGCACGCCGATGTGGTTCGGCGTCCTCGGTACGGGCGTCTACGGCGGCTACTTCGGGGCCGCCCAGGGCGTCATCCTCATGGGCCTGTTCGGCACCTTCGTCCGCGACGACCTCCAGCGCCTCAACGCCGTCAAGAACGTCCTCGCCGCCCTCGTCAACGCGGTCGCGTCGATCGTCTTCATCATCGTCACCGACGTGGACTGGACGGCGGCCGGCATCATCGCCATCGGCTCCACACTCGGCGGCTTCCTCGGCGCCCACCTGGGCCGCAAGCTCACCCCGGCCCTGATGCGCACGATCATCGTCACCGTCGGGACCACCGCCGCCCTCACGATGATCATCCGCTGA
- a CDS encoding sensor histidine kinase has protein sequence MTGARGEWAGGRGVRRLASSPDGPVAAAALLTLLAAVDTVLHTGAGDRLTAALLLAFGAAAPVALLRTHPAPAAVLTTAANAPLAALLGAPVAAGVAAQALLLHRLARHGTRRARTLAVLLVLPLAGYAVGDPGTAAGGRLDAAGRLLAVAAAVLLAAATATGLAHRTRSTAAAHSATERAIAHALYEHAARGERARIARELHDVVAHHISMISVQAETARLTTPGLPDEGARRLRDIGDTARTALTEMRRLLGVLREDAGAAPAERRPPPGLAQLNELLDGARDAAGAAVRLIVSGAVRPLGTGIELTAYRIVQEALTNARRHAPGAAVDVELHYTGTALRLRIRDNGPGPGPDPGHGPDPGFAGGGHGLPGMRERAAAVGGRLRSGPAAGGGFLLEATLPARTRTSREETAA, from the coding sequence GTGACGGGAGCACGGGGGGAGTGGGCGGGGGGCAGGGGTGTGCGCCGCCTCGCCTCCTCCCCCGACGGGCCCGTCGCCGCCGCCGCGCTCCTCACCCTCCTCGCCGCCGTCGACACCGTCCTGCACACAGGCGCAGGCGACCGTCTCACCGCCGCCCTGCTCCTCGCCTTCGGCGCCGCCGCCCCCGTCGCGCTGCTACGCACCCACCCCGCCCCCGCCGCCGTCCTCACCACCGCCGCGAACGCCCCGCTCGCCGCCCTCCTCGGCGCCCCCGTCGCCGCCGGCGTCGCCGCCCAGGCACTCCTCCTGCACCGCCTCGCCCGCCACGGCACCCGCCGCGCCCGCACCCTCGCCGTCCTCCTCGTGCTGCCGCTCGCCGGCTACGCGGTCGGCGACCCCGGTACCGCGGCAGGCGGCCGGCTCGACGCCGCCGGCCGGCTGCTCGCCGTAGCCGCGGCCGTCCTCCTCGCCGCCGCCACCGCCACCGGCCTCGCCCACCGCACCCGCAGCACCGCCGCCGCGCACAGCGCCACCGAACGCGCCATCGCGCACGCCCTCTACGAGCACGCCGCCCGCGGCGAACGCGCCCGCATCGCACGCGAACTCCACGACGTCGTCGCCCACCACATCTCGATGATCTCCGTGCAGGCGGAAACCGCCCGCCTCACCACCCCCGGCCTCCCCGACGAAGGCGCCCGCCGGCTCCGCGACATCGGCGACACCGCCCGCACCGCCCTCACCGAGATGCGCCGCCTCCTCGGCGTCCTGCGCGAAGACGCCGGCGCCGCCCCCGCGGAACGCCGCCCCCCGCCCGGCCTCGCCCAGCTCAACGAACTCCTCGACGGCGCCCGCGACGCCGCAGGGGCCGCCGTCCGGCTCATCGTCAGCGGCGCCGTGCGCCCCCTCGGCACGGGCATCGAGCTCACCGCGTACCGCATCGTGCAGGAAGCGCTCACCAACGCCCGCCGGCACGCCCCCGGCGCCGCCGTCGACGTCGAACTCCACTACACCGGCACCGCCCTGCGCCTGCGCATCCGCGACAACGGCCCGGGTCCGGGTCCGGATCCCGGCCACGGCCCTGATCCGGGCTTCGCGGGCGGCGGGCACGGGCTGCCCGGCATGCGCGAACGCGCCGCCGCCGTCGGCGGCCGGCTCCGCAGCGGCCCCGCCGCGGGCGGCGGCTTCCTCCTCGAAGCGACGCTCCCCGCACGGACCCGTACGAGCAGGGAGGAGACCGCCGCATGA
- a CDS encoding LysE family translocator, with protein sequence MSIAFLLTTLVVVVTPGTGVVYTLAAGLSHGRRASVVAAFACTLGTVPHVVATVTGLAALLHASAVAFEVVKYLGVAYLLYMAWSTLRAKEALVVEDAAAAGPQPVRRVIVSGVLLNVLNPKLTMFFVAFLPQFVPAGQEGSVAAMLRLSAVFMGMTFAVFVAYGLCAAAVRGHVLGRPRVMAGIRRVFAVSFLGLGAKLAVA encoded by the coding sequence TTGAGCATCGCCTTCCTGCTGACCACGCTCGTCGTGGTCGTCACGCCGGGCACCGGCGTGGTCTACACGCTCGCCGCCGGGCTGTCCCACGGGCGGCGGGCGAGCGTGGTCGCCGCGTTCGCCTGCACGCTCGGCACCGTCCCGCACGTCGTCGCGACCGTCACCGGGCTGGCGGCGCTCCTGCACGCCAGCGCCGTGGCGTTCGAGGTGGTGAAGTACCTGGGGGTCGCGTACCTGCTCTACATGGCGTGGTCGACGCTGCGCGCCAAGGAGGCCCTCGTCGTCGAGGACGCCGCGGCGGCCGGGCCGCAGCCGGTGAGGCGGGTGATCGTCTCAGGCGTGCTGCTCAACGTGCTCAACCCGAAGCTGACGATGTTCTTCGTGGCGTTCCTGCCGCAGTTCGTGCCCGCGGGCCAGGAGGGGTCGGTGGCGGCGATGCTGCGGCTGAGCGCGGTGTTCATGGGGATGACGTTCGCGGTGTTCGTGGCGTACGGGCTGTGCGCGGCGGCCGTACGGGGACACGTGCTGGGGCGGCCGCGGGTGATGGCGGGGATCCGGCGGGTGTTCGCGGTGTCCTTCCTGGGGCTGGGCGCGAAGCTGGCGGTGGCGTGA
- a CDS encoding B3/4 domain-containing protein, with translation MRFGHARELRAEFPELVAGVLYGEFGGGAVGPAGGAPGPAAGAELEARVAAYTDVARERLAAGTEGEFPEVRAWRRTYTRLGLRPTQYRCASESLLRRLRREGSLPRIHPVVDLCNAVSVAYAIPVAVLDVDRIAEPWLEVRRARGDETYTTFGGGSEHPAAGEVTFADSAGRAHARRWTNRQSGYSAVGEATRRVLVVAEGVHETAAADVAKLTDAVQGELERLWGVAPKAALLTAAEPEFVFGE, from the coding sequence ATGCGGTTCGGGCATGCGCGGGAGCTGCGGGCGGAGTTTCCGGAGCTGGTGGCGGGGGTGCTGTACGGGGAGTTCGGCGGCGGCGCCGTCGGGCCCGCCGGCGGGGCTCCCGGTCCTGCGGCGGGGGCGGAGCTGGAGGCGCGGGTCGCGGCGTACACGGACGTCGCGCGGGAGCGGCTGGCGGCGGGCACGGAGGGGGAGTTCCCCGAGGTACGGGCCTGGCGGCGGACGTACACGCGGCTGGGGCTGCGGCCGACGCAGTACCGGTGCGCGTCGGAGTCGCTGCTGCGGCGGCTGCGGCGGGAGGGGTCGCTGCCGCGGATCCACCCGGTGGTGGACCTCTGCAACGCGGTCTCCGTGGCGTATGCGATTCCGGTCGCCGTGCTGGACGTGGACCGGATCGCGGAGCCGTGGCTGGAGGTGCGCCGGGCGCGGGGCGACGAGACGTACACGACGTTCGGGGGCGGGAGCGAGCATCCGGCGGCGGGGGAGGTGACGTTCGCCGACTCGGCGGGGCGGGCGCACGCGCGGCGCTGGACGAACCGGCAGAGCGGGTATTCGGCGGTCGGCGAGGCGACGCGCCGGGTGCTGGTGGTGGCTGAGGGCGTGCACGAGACGGCCGCGGCGGATGTGGCGAAGTTGACGGATGCGGTTCAGGGGGAGCTGGAGCGGCTGTGGGGCGTGGCGCCGAAGGCGGCGCTGCTGACGGCGGCGGAGCCGGAGTTCGTGTTCGGGGAGTGA
- a CDS encoding LysR family transcriptional regulator, with product MTLDDLRVFVAVCRAGSLSAVARELGCTQSAVSQHVKRLEREVGLSLVERHPRGVVPTHAGELLRGAAAEGIGGVDHALRRLRDLARGDGGSVRVTTGATTVRHFMSAAVVAFRERYPQVSLEFQTENSSRGCVAALAAGGADLAWITIAAPVRGVELRRAAELRWVLAVREGDPLAERSAVGAADLAAVRLIGLPANSSSRAHLEAWFAESGVRLPAFDTSVADWDTAILLAELGLGYAVVPELPGWRDGRHPGVRLVPVPDLPPLWAGWAVRRWAALSPLARAFADMVAAGVETEVETEGAP from the coding sequence ATGACTCTGGACGACCTGCGGGTGTTCGTCGCCGTGTGCCGGGCGGGGAGCCTGAGCGCAGTGGCGCGGGAGCTGGGCTGTACGCAGTCGGCCGTCAGCCAGCACGTCAAGCGGCTGGAGCGGGAGGTCGGCCTCAGCCTCGTGGAGCGGCATCCGCGCGGCGTGGTGCCCACGCACGCCGGGGAGCTGCTGCGCGGCGCCGCCGCCGAGGGCATCGGCGGCGTGGACCATGCGCTGCGGCGGCTGCGCGACCTGGCGCGCGGGGACGGCGGCTCGGTGCGGGTGACGACGGGGGCGACGACCGTACGGCACTTCATGTCGGCGGCGGTCGTCGCGTTCCGCGAGCGGTATCCGCAGGTCAGCCTGGAGTTCCAGACGGAGAACTCCAGCCGCGGCTGCGTCGCCGCGCTGGCCGCGGGCGGCGCCGACCTGGCGTGGATCACGATCGCCGCGCCGGTACGGGGCGTGGAGCTGCGGCGCGCGGCGGAGCTGCGGTGGGTGCTGGCCGTACGGGAGGGCGATCCGCTGGCGGAGCGGTCGGCGGTGGGGGCGGCGGACCTGGCGGCGGTGCGGCTCATCGGGCTGCCGGCGAACTCCAGCTCGCGGGCGCATCTGGAGGCGTGGTTCGCGGAGTCGGGGGTGCGGCTGCCGGCGTTCGACACGTCGGTCGCGGACTGGGACACGGCGATCCTCCTGGCGGAGCTGGGGCTCGGCTACGCCGTCGTACCGGAGCTGCCGGGGTGGCGGGACGGGCGGCATCCGGGGGTGCGGCTGGTACCCGTACCGGACTTGCCGCCGCTGTGGGCGGGGTGGGCGGTGCGGCGGTGGGCGGCGCTGTCGCCGCTGGCCCGGGCGTTCGCCGACATGGTGGCGGCGGGGGTGGAGACCGAAGTGGAGACCGAAGGGGCGCCCTAG
- a CDS encoding ABC transporter permease subunit: MAPYRSKLPPVRAGFWQLLRAEFTKLRSVDRWLLTLLAGVVVTVLVSLVSAGGSGTATSDDGGGSGTEAAARVADSFRFVHRPLAGDGSVTARVTDLTLGEGTDAPWAKAGVIVKAGTEPGSPYVALMRTAGHGVRLQYGFEHDVAGGAVAGDAPVWLRLVREGDRLTGYESADGERWREVGSVPAAGLPDTARAGLFVAAPETVRVERSFGSLSIGAGPSAATGVFDNVRLEGGGSGGAGSIEGRTDWRDEAVGPASGPAAGNGPAGGTERAGGTFTVTGSGDIGPLPPAGDLTWMSLAGAQVGLIAFAALGVLFITAEYKRGMIRTTFTAGPRRGRVLAAKGAVLAAVAFAAGLVAAVASFLVGQRALRAGGHRPPQFPEVSLADGPALRAVVGTGLLLALVALFALGLGALLRHTAAAVTIVVVLFVLPLVLGGGLPLGAVEWLFRVTPVAGFGVQSTTPRYEQVGTVCLPEDGCMPQGPWAGLGVLAAWAAVALALAAWRLRRRDA; the protein is encoded by the coding sequence GTGGCTCCGTACCGCTCGAAGCTGCCGCCCGTGCGTGCCGGCTTCTGGCAGTTGCTGCGCGCCGAGTTCACAAAACTGCGCAGTGTCGACCGGTGGCTGCTCACGCTGCTCGCGGGCGTGGTCGTGACGGTACTGGTGTCGCTGGTGTCGGCGGGCGGCAGCGGGACGGCCACGTCCGACGACGGCGGCGGCTCCGGTACGGAAGCGGCGGCACGGGTCGCGGATTCGTTCCGCTTCGTGCACCGGCCGCTGGCCGGCGACGGCAGCGTGACGGCTCGGGTGACGGACCTGACGCTGGGCGAGGGCACGGACGCGCCCTGGGCGAAGGCCGGTGTGATCGTGAAGGCGGGTACGGAGCCGGGGAGTCCGTACGTGGCGCTGATGCGCACGGCCGGGCACGGGGTGCGGCTGCAGTACGGGTTCGAGCACGACGTCGCCGGCGGCGCCGTGGCCGGGGACGCTCCGGTGTGGCTGCGGCTGGTGCGCGAGGGCGACCGGCTGACCGGCTACGAGTCCGCCGACGGTGAACGCTGGCGCGAGGTCGGCAGCGTGCCCGCGGCCGGGCTGCCGGACACGGCGCGGGCGGGGCTGTTCGTGGCGGCGCCGGAGACGGTGCGGGTGGAGCGGTCGTTCGGGTCGCTGAGCATCGGAGCGGGGCCGAGTGCGGCGACGGGGGTTTTCGACAACGTACGCCTCGAAGGGGGCGGTTCCGGCGGCGCGGGGAGCATTGAGGGGCGTACGGACTGGCGGGACGAGGCCGTGGGGCCGGCGTCCGGACCGGCGGCGGGGAACGGACCGGCAGGCGGCACCGAGCGCGCCGGCGGCACGTTCACCGTCACCGGCTCCGGCGACATCGGCCCGCTCCCGCCGGCCGGGGACCTGACGTGGATGAGCCTGGCGGGGGCGCAGGTGGGGCTGATCGCGTTCGCGGCGCTGGGCGTGCTCTTCATCACCGCCGAGTACAAGCGCGGCATGATCCGTACGACGTTCACCGCCGGGCCGCGCCGCGGGCGGGTGCTGGCGGCGAAGGGCGCGGTGCTCGCGGCGGTCGCGTTCGCGGCGGGGCTGGTGGCCGCGGTGGCGTCGTTCCTGGTGGGGCAGCGGGCGTTGCGGGCGGGCGGGCACCGGCCGCCGCAGTTCCCGGAGGTGTCGCTGGCGGACGGTCCCGCGCTGCGGGCGGTGGTGGGCACGGGGCTGCTGCTGGCGCTGGTGGCGCTCTTCGCCCTGGGTCTCGGGGCGCTGCTGCGGCACACGGCGGCGGCGGTGACGATCGTGGTGGTGCTGTTCGTGCTGCCGCTGGTGCTGGGCGGTGGACTGCCGCTGGGGGCGGTGGAGTGGCTGTTCCGGGTGACGCCGGTGGCGGGATTCGGGGTGCAGAGCACGACGCCGCGGTACGAGCAGGTGGGGACGGTGTGCCTGCCGGAGGACGGGTGCATGCCGCAGGGGCCGTGGGCGGGGCTCGGGGTGCTCGCCGCGTGGGCGGCGGTGGCCCTGGCGCTGGCGGCGTGGCGGCTGCGGCGGCGCGATGCGTGA
- a CDS encoding response regulator transcription factor, producing the protein MTGTADTDTVRVVVADDHEVVRAGFAGLLATQPDFDVVGTAHDGADAVRVCRARRPDVVLMDVRMPGVDGIEATARLTAEPPHPKVLILTTFDLDEYVYDALAAGASGFLLKDVTAERLFDAVRVVAAGEALLAPGVTRRLIAEFARLRAARPERDGAAAPLAALTPRETEVLRLLAEGLSNPELAARLHVGEETVKTHVSRLLAKLGLRDRTQAVVMAYETGLVVPGAR; encoded by the coding sequence ATGACCGGCACCGCGGACACGGACACCGTGCGCGTCGTCGTCGCCGACGATCACGAGGTCGTACGCGCCGGCTTCGCCGGACTCCTCGCCACCCAGCCCGACTTCGACGTCGTCGGCACCGCGCACGACGGCGCCGACGCGGTCCGCGTCTGCCGCGCCCGGCGGCCCGACGTCGTGCTCATGGACGTCCGCATGCCCGGCGTCGACGGCATCGAGGCCACCGCCCGCCTCACCGCGGAGCCGCCACACCCGAAGGTGCTGATCCTCACCACCTTCGACCTCGACGAGTACGTCTATGACGCCCTCGCCGCCGGCGCCAGCGGCTTCCTCCTCAAGGACGTCACGGCGGAGCGGCTCTTCGACGCGGTGCGCGTGGTCGCGGCCGGCGAGGCGCTGCTCGCGCCGGGGGTCACGCGGCGGCTGATCGCCGAGTTCGCGCGGCTGCGCGCCGCGCGGCCGGAACGCGACGGGGCGGCGGCGCCGCTGGCCGCGCTGACGCCGCGCGAGACGGAGGTGCTGCGGCTCCTCGCCGAGGGCCTGTCCAACCCCGAACTCGCCGCCCGCCTGCACGTCGGCGAGGAGACGGTGAAGACGCACGTCAGCCGGCTGCTGGCGAAGCTCGGGCTGCGGGACCGCACGCAGGCGGTGGTCATGGCGTACGAAACGGGCCTCGTCGTCCCCGGCGCCCGCTGA
- a CDS encoding PLP-dependent aminotransferase family protein has product MNGVEKWTSERSKASGSDFLQLDVGDAPAGGMADWLAWRLREAIADGRLAVGGRLPPTRVLAAELRVSRGVVTEAYRRLTEDGHVEGRRRGGTVVVAAPVDEGPGPRAAGQEQPAVLFPAAPGPEAFEVLRAAPASIDLTPGLPDLAAFPRAAWLRAERAVLGELSAADLGYGDPHGTPALRRAVAGWLARNRGIRADPDDVVIVAGTAQALTLLHPVLRTDGVGAVAVEDPGSLGTRQHLENGGLDIVPVPVDADGIRVDALRATGARAVLLTPAHQFPTGAVLSGERRRELLRWAEDGGGLVLEDDYDAEHRYDRPPVPALRAMLAERVCYMGSVSKLLAPALRVGWVVPPPGYRDALVNAKRFTDLGNAVLPQLVLARLMESGELERHLRLLRGRHRRRRDAMIAAIAEHLPGAVVHGAAAGLHLTVTFDGAGGETAAEAVGAGPAGRADAGLTGVTDTELAAAALSCGVKVQPLSWHRLRTGPPGLVLGYAASHPDAVTEGVRLLGRALRGR; this is encoded by the coding sequence ATGAACGGGGTGGAGAAATGGACCTCTGAGAGGTCCAAAGCGTCCGGGTCGGATTTCCTGCAGCTCGACGTCGGGGACGCACCGGCGGGCGGGATGGCGGACTGGCTGGCGTGGCGGCTGCGGGAGGCGATCGCGGACGGCCGGCTGGCGGTGGGCGGCCGGCTGCCGCCGACGCGGGTGCTGGCGGCGGAGCTGCGGGTGTCGCGCGGGGTGGTCACGGAGGCGTACCGGCGGCTGACGGAGGACGGGCACGTCGAGGGGCGGCGGCGCGGGGGCACGGTGGTGGTCGCGGCCCCGGTGGACGAGGGGCCCGGCCCCCGGGCGGCCGGGCAGGAGCAGCCGGCCGTGTTGTTTCCCGCCGCGCCCGGGCCCGAGGCGTTCGAAGTCCTCCGCGCCGCCCCGGCGTCGATCGACCTCACCCCCGGGCTGCCGGACCTCGCCGCGTTCCCGCGCGCCGCGTGGCTGCGCGCCGAGCGGGCCGTCCTCGGCGAGCTCTCCGCCGCCGACCTCGGCTACGGCGACCCGCACGGCACCCCCGCGCTGCGCCGGGCCGTCGCCGGCTGGCTCGCCCGGAACCGGGGCATCCGCGCCGATCCCGACGACGTCGTCATCGTCGCCGGCACCGCCCAGGCGCTCACCCTGCTCCACCCGGTGCTGCGCACCGACGGCGTGGGGGCGGTGGCGGTGGAGGACCCCGGTTCGCTCGGCACGCGCCAGCATCTGGAGAACGGCGGGCTGGACATCGTCCCGGTGCCGGTCGACGCCGACGGCATACGTGTCGACGCGCTGCGCGCCACCGGAGCGCGTGCGGTGCTGCTCACCCCGGCGCACCAGTTCCCGACCGGGGCGGTGCTCAGCGGCGAGCGCCGCCGCGAGTTGCTGCGCTGGGCGGAGGACGGCGGCGGGCTCGTGCTTGAGGACGACTACGACGCCGAGCACCGCTATGACCGGCCGCCGGTGCCCGCGCTGCGGGCGATGCTCGCGGAGCGCGTCTGCTACATGGGCAGCGTGTCCAAGCTGCTGGCGCCTGCGCTGCGGGTGGGCTGGGTGGTGCCGCCGCCGGGGTACCGGGACGCGCTGGTGAACGCCAAGCGCTTCACCGACCTGGGCAACGCGGTGCTGCCGCAGCTCGTGCTGGCGCGGCTGATGGAGTCGGGGGAGCTGGAGCGGCACCTGCGGCTGCTCCGGGGCCGGCACCGGCGGCGGCGGGACGCGATGATCGCGGCGATCGCGGAGCATCTGCCGGGCGCGGTGGTGCACGGGGCGGCGGCCGGGCTGCATCTGACGGTGACGTTCGACGGGGCGGGCGGGGAGACGGCGGCGGAAGCGGTCGGCGCGGGGCCGGCGGGGAGAGCCGATGCGGGGTTGACGGGGGTGACCGATACGGAGCTGGCCGCGGCGGCGCTCAGTTGCGGCGTCAAGGTGCAGCCCCTCTCCTGGCACCGCCTCAGGACCGGCCCGCCCGGCCTGGTCCTCGGCTACGCGGCGAGCCACCCCGACGCCGTGACCGAGGGGGTGCGGCTGCTGGGTCGGGCACTGCGGGGGAGGTGA
- a CDS encoding ABC transporter permease subunit, translating to MREGGLGRRGRRHGPGARAVCGGVRDTGYAARAEWTKLRTVPSTWWLLLAVAAVTVAVGAGAVSGLSTAHCPPAGCREDVVRTSLVGVWAGQAAVAVLASLAFTAEYGAGTIRTTFTAVPGRLRVLAAKSAVVGAAVLVAGGAGVLGALLAGRALVPAGFTAYDPGAGPVLRAGFGTALYLVLVALLALGLGAALRDTAGAVAACLGVLYASPLVAGMLSDPEWVERFQRYGPASAGLAVQSTVDTAELPIGPWAGLGVLAAWSAAALALGAAVLHRRDA from the coding sequence ATGCGTGAGGGAGGGCTCGGGCGGCGGGGGCGGCGGCATGGGCCCGGTGCGCGGGCGGTGTGCGGGGGCGTACGGGACACGGGGTACGCGGCGCGCGCGGAATGGACCAAGCTGCGTACGGTCCCCAGCACCTGGTGGCTCCTCCTCGCCGTCGCCGCCGTCACCGTGGCGGTCGGCGCGGGTGCGGTCAGCGGGCTGTCCACGGCGCACTGCCCGCCTGCCGGCTGCCGCGAGGACGTCGTGAGGACCAGCCTGGTGGGCGTCTGGGCCGGGCAGGCGGCGGTGGCGGTGCTCGCGTCGCTGGCGTTCACGGCGGAGTACGGCGCGGGCACGATCCGCACGACGTTCACCGCCGTACCCGGCCGGCTGCGGGTACTCGCCGCGAAGTCCGCGGTGGTCGGCGCCGCGGTGCTGGTCGCGGGCGGCGCGGGGGTGCTGGGCGCGCTGCTCGCGGGGCGGGCGCTGGTGCCGGCCGGCTTCACCGCGTACGACCCGGGGGCGGGGCCGGTGCTGCGGGCCGGCTTCGGGACGGCGCTGTACCTGGTGCTGGTCGCGCTGCTGGCGCTGGGCCTGGGCGCGGCGCTGCGCGACACGGCGGGTGCGGTCGCGGCGTGCCTGGGGGTGCTGTACGCGTCGCCGCTGGTCGCGGGGATGCTGTCGGATCCGGAGTGGGTCGAGCGGTTCCAGCGGTACGGGCCGGCGTCGGCGGGTCTCGCCGTGCAGTCGACGGTGGACACGGCGGAGTTGCCGATCGGACCGTGGGCGGGCCTGGGGGTACTGGCGGCGTGGTCGGCGGCGGCGCTGGCACTGGGCGCGGCGGTGCTGCACCGCAGGGACGCGTGA